The following coding sequences are from one Calditrichota bacterium window:
- the ispG gene encoding flavodoxin-dependent (E)-4-hydroxy-3-methylbut-2-enyl-diphosphate synthase, with protein MDAKNSQSETFHIKRRISREVKIGNIAIGGNSPITIQSMTNTKTTDVAATVRQIFQLEEAGCDIVRVAVPNEKAAQAIAGIKSQIHIPLVADIHFNYKLALQSIASGADKIRINPGNIGSEEKIRQVLDKANEHSIPMRIGVNAGSLEKDLIDKYSQPCADAMVESAMRHVELCEKYNFSNVIVALKASDVLMMIEANQKFAALTDYPLHLGVTEAGTKDIGLVKSAIGIGTLLRQGIGDTIRVSLTANPVEEIKAGLNILKALKLKRRGITLISCPTCGRLEYDLFKIIDEFEAKTEHIKKPVTVAIMGCVVNGPGEAREADIGIAGGKGKVVLFKKGQVIKTIPESKVIEVLLEEIEKI; from the coding sequence ATGGACGCAAAAAATTCTCAATCTGAAACCTTCCACATAAAACGTCGAATTTCCCGCGAGGTAAAAATCGGAAACATTGCCATTGGCGGCAATTCCCCGATCACCATTCAGTCCATGACCAACACAAAAACCACAGACGTCGCTGCTACGGTACGGCAAATCTTTCAATTGGAAGAAGCTGGCTGCGACATCGTCCGCGTCGCCGTACCTAACGAGAAAGCGGCGCAGGCAATTGCAGGCATCAAAAGTCAAATCCACATTCCTCTCGTGGCGGACATCCACTTCAATTATAAATTGGCGTTGCAATCCATCGCCTCCGGCGCGGATAAAATTCGTATTAATCCGGGCAACATCGGTTCCGAAGAAAAAATTCGGCAGGTGCTGGACAAGGCAAACGAACACTCCATTCCCATGAGAATTGGCGTCAATGCCGGATCACTGGAAAAAGATTTGATCGATAAATATAGCCAGCCCTGCGCCGACGCCATGGTCGAAAGTGCCATGCGACACGTCGAGTTGTGCGAAAAATACAATTTCTCCAATGTAATTGTCGCCCTCAAAGCCTCGGATGTGTTGATGATGATTGAAGCCAATCAAAAATTTGCTGCGTTGACGGATTATCCGCTCCATTTGGGTGTCACGGAAGCCGGCACAAAAGACATTGGGCTGGTAAAGTCAGCCATCGGAATAGGAACTCTTTTGCGGCAGGGCATCGGGGACACGATCCGCGTCTCTCTCACCGCCAACCCGGTGGAAGAAATTAAAGCCGGTCTGAATATTTTGAAAGCGCTCAAACTGAAACGCCGCGGCATAACACTGATCTCCTGCCCGACCTGCGGCAGACTGGAATATGATTTATTCAAAATTATTGATGAATTTGAAGCCAAAACAGAACACATTAAAAAACCAGTTACAGTCGCCATCATGGGTTGCGTTGTCAACGGCCCTGGCGAAGCGCGTGAAGCAGATATTGGTATCGCCGGCGGCAAAGGAAAAGTCGTGCTTTTCAAAAAGGGACAGGTGATCAAAACGATTCCCGAATCAAAAGTGATTGAAGTTTTGCTGGAAGAAATCGAAAAAATTTAA
- a CDS encoding tetratricopeptide repeat protein → MNIRDKLKFIDQIGKTPFAAEKSPTERIPIESVIPGENYKSAFVISHKYDGDYVHGDIALGEALKLSSSYLQLAGKDANLIDLNLEKSLFFDTETTGLSGGSGTYIFLAGFGYFADNQFHVKQFFLRHPGEENAMLHVIAELISEKDSLVSFNGKSFDWPLLKGRMIFHRIWRDIAEPVHLDLLHAARRVWKNSLPDCSLSSLEKSVLNVSRDGDVPSWEIPERYFRYLRSGDPTPLLPVFYHNKIDILSLVSLTARLHQVHRAPVEETENSRELFSLASYYEKNGHLENAIEIYRQLLAENISPFEKRETQLRLAYSLKRMGQIKRAAEIWGEIISSGTFSFEAYEELAKYFEHHAKDIVQAHQIVTSALSSLEIKEQLHPTFEIRQLKESLHYRLHRLNRKLGR, encoded by the coding sequence ATGAACATTCGCGACAAATTAAAATTCATCGATCAGATCGGAAAGACGCCATTCGCTGCTGAAAAGTCTCCGACGGAGCGGATTCCGATTGAGTCGGTTATTCCAGGCGAAAATTACAAGTCCGCTTTCGTGATCAGCCACAAATACGATGGCGATTATGTCCACGGCGACATTGCCCTTGGCGAGGCGCTGAAACTTTCGTCTTCCTATTTGCAATTAGCGGGCAAAGACGCCAATCTCATCGATTTGAATTTGGAAAAATCATTATTTTTTGACACCGAAACCACTGGACTGTCCGGCGGCAGCGGCACCTACATTTTTCTCGCTGGCTTTGGCTATTTTGCAGACAATCAATTCCACGTCAAACAATTTTTTCTCCGGCATCCGGGAGAGGAAAACGCCATGCTTCACGTCATCGCTGAATTGATTTCCGAAAAAGACAGCCTCGTCAGTTTCAATGGGAAAAGTTTCGACTGGCCTCTGCTGAAAGGCCGGATGATTTTTCACCGCATCTGGCGCGACATTGCGGAGCCTGTGCATCTGGACTTGCTCCATGCGGCGAGACGCGTTTGGAAAAATTCCCTACCTGACTGTTCACTTTCTTCGCTGGAAAAATCCGTGCTCAATGTCAGCCGTGACGGTGATGTTCCTTCCTGGGAAATTCCCGAGCGCTATTTCCGCTATCTGCGCAGCGGCGACCCCACGCCTCTGTTGCCAGTTTTTTATCACAATAAAATCGACATCCTCTCACTGGTGTCTCTCACAGCCCGGCTGCACCAGGTGCATCGTGCGCCGGTGGAAGAAACTGAAAATTCGCGAGAGCTTTTTTCCCTGGCATCTTACTACGAAAAAAACGGGCATTTGGAAAATGCCATTGAAATTTACCGTCAACTGCTGGCTGAAAATATTTCTCCCTTTGAAAAGCGGGAAACGCAGCTTCGGCTCGCCTATTCTCTGAAACGAATGGGGCAAATAAAGCGAGCAGCGGAGATATGGGGTGAGATCATTTCTTCCGGCACATTTTCTTTCGAAGCCTACGAAGAACTCGCCAAATATTTTGAACATCACGCAAAGGACATTGTGCAAGCTCATCAGATTGTAACGTCCGCTTTATCTTCCCTTGAAATAAAAGAACAATTGCACCCGACCTTTGAAATTCGGCAACTGAAAGAAAGTTTGCATTACCGATTGCATCGTTTGAATCGAAAGCTCGGCCGCTGA